The Burkholderia mayonis genome window below encodes:
- a CDS encoding NADP-dependent malic enzyme, translating to MDEQLKQAALAYHQNPKPGKISVTPTKPLSNQLDLSLAYSPGVAAACDAIYADPLDAQKYTSRGNLVGVVTNGTAVLGLGNIGPLAAKPVMEGKGCLFKKFAGIDVFDIELAESDPDKLVEAIAMLEPTLGGINLEDIKAPECFYIEQKLRERMKIPVFHDDQHGTAIIASAAILNGLKVVGKNLSSVKLVCSGAGAAAIACLDLLVKLGLDKANVLVADSKGVIYEGRGSLDPSKQRYAATTGARTLADAIQGADVFLGCSSAGVLKQDMVKTMADQPLILALANPEPEIRPEDAKAVRPDAIVATGRSDYPNQVNNVLCFPFIFRGALDVGATTITEEMKLACVRAIAELAQETDQSEEVAKAYEGHSLEFGPEYLIPKPFDPRLIIKIAPAVAQAAMESGVATRPIADMDAYREQLGATVYRTGMVMRPVFATAKTKTARIVFAEGEDERVLRAAQFVLQEKIAKPIIVGRPSVVEMRLKKIGSKLTGGVDFEIVNPEDDPRYQQCWQAYHEIGARDGVTPEVAKAALRKFNTLIGAMLVHLGDADGMICGMIDTYHSHLKFIEQVLGRASGAEHFAAMNLLMLPGRNLFMCDTYVNEEPSAEQLADMTIQAAAEIERFGITPKAALLSNSNFGSAPSASSRRMAEACKLIVERAPHLEVDGEMHGDAALSEVVRKAAFPGTTLSGEANLLIMPNVEAANIAYNLLKMVGGEGVTVGPFLLGASKPVHILTPAATVRRIINMTAVAAANVQVK from the coding sequence TCGCATATTCGCCGGGGGTCGCCGCGGCGTGCGATGCGATCTACGCCGATCCGCTCGACGCGCAGAAATACACGTCGCGCGGCAATCTCGTCGGCGTCGTGACGAACGGCACCGCGGTGCTCGGCCTCGGCAACATCGGCCCGCTGGCCGCGAAGCCGGTGATGGAGGGCAAGGGGTGCCTGTTCAAGAAGTTCGCGGGCATCGACGTGTTCGACATCGAACTCGCCGAGTCCGATCCGGACAAGCTCGTCGAGGCGATCGCAATGCTCGAGCCGACGCTCGGCGGCATCAACCTCGAGGACATCAAGGCGCCCGAGTGCTTCTACATCGAACAGAAGCTGCGCGAGCGGATGAAGATCCCCGTCTTCCATGATGATCAGCACGGCACCGCGATCATCGCGTCGGCGGCGATCCTGAACGGCCTGAAGGTGGTCGGCAAGAATCTGTCGAGCGTGAAGCTCGTCTGCTCGGGCGCGGGCGCGGCGGCGATCGCGTGTCTCGACCTGCTCGTGAAGCTCGGCCTCGACAAGGCGAACGTGCTCGTCGCCGATTCGAAGGGCGTGATCTACGAGGGGCGCGGCAGCCTCGATCCGTCGAAGCAGCGCTACGCGGCGACGACCGGCGCGCGCACGCTCGCCGACGCGATCCAGGGCGCGGACGTGTTCCTCGGCTGCTCGAGCGCGGGCGTGCTGAAGCAGGATATGGTGAAGACGATGGCGGACCAGCCGCTCATCCTCGCGCTCGCGAACCCGGAGCCGGAAATCCGCCCGGAAGACGCGAAGGCGGTGCGCCCGGACGCGATCGTCGCGACGGGCCGCTCCGACTACCCGAACCAGGTCAACAACGTCCTGTGCTTCCCGTTCATCTTCCGCGGCGCGCTCGACGTCGGCGCGACGACGATCACCGAAGAGATGAAGCTCGCGTGCGTGCGCGCGATCGCCGAGCTCGCGCAGGAAACCGACCAGAGCGAGGAAGTCGCGAAGGCGTATGAAGGCCACTCGCTCGAATTCGGCCCGGAATACCTGATTCCGAAGCCGTTCGATCCGCGCCTCATCATCAAGATCGCGCCCGCCGTCGCGCAGGCCGCGATGGAATCGGGCGTCGCGACGCGCCCGATCGCCGACATGGATGCGTACCGCGAGCAGCTCGGCGCGACCGTCTACCGCACCGGCATGGTGATGCGTCCCGTGTTCGCGACCGCGAAGACGAAGACCGCGCGCATCGTGTTCGCCGAGGGCGAGGACGAGCGCGTGTTGCGCGCCGCGCAGTTCGTGCTGCAGGAAAAGATCGCGAAGCCGATCATCGTCGGCCGTCCGTCCGTCGTCGAGATGCGTCTCAAGAAGATCGGCTCGAAGCTCACGGGCGGCGTCGATTTCGAGATCGTCAATCCGGAGGACGATCCGCGCTACCAGCAATGCTGGCAGGCGTACCACGAGATCGGCGCGCGCGACGGCGTGACGCCCGAAGTCGCGAAGGCCGCGCTGCGCAAGTTCAACACGTTGATCGGCGCGATGCTCGTGCACCTCGGCGACGCCGACGGCATGATCTGCGGGATGATCGACACGTATCACAGCCACCTGAAGTTCATCGAGCAGGTGCTCGGCCGCGCGTCGGGCGCCGAGCACTTCGCGGCGATGAACCTGCTGATGCTGCCGGGCCGCAACCTGTTCATGTGCGACACGTACGTGAACGAAGAGCCGAGCGCCGAGCAGCTCGCCGACATGACGATCCAGGCCGCGGCCGAGATCGAGCGCTTCGGCATCACGCCGAAGGCGGCGCTCTTGTCGAACTCGAACTTCGGCAGCGCGCCGTCGGCGTCGTCGCGCCGGATGGCCGAAGCGTGCAAGCTGATCGTCGAGCGTGCGCCGCACCTCGAAGTCGACGGCGAAATGCACGGCGACGCGGCGCTCTCCGAAGTGGTCCGCAAGGCCGCGTTCCCCGGCACGACGCTGTCGGGCGAGGCGAACCTGCTGATCATGCCGAACGTCGAGGCGGCGAACATCGCGTACAACCTGCTGAAGATGGTCGGCGGCGAAGGCGTGACGGTGGGCCCGTTCCTGCTCGGCGCGAGCAAGCCGGTGCACATCCTGACGCCGGCCGCGACCGTGCGTCGGATCATCAACATGACGGCCGTCGCCGCGGCGAACGTTCAGGTGAAGTAA